Sequence from the Prunus persica cultivar Lovell chromosome G5, Prunus_persica_NCBIv2, whole genome shotgun sequence genome:
AACGCCGTCGTGTCCCTGCTCCTTTACACCACCCCAGGGGCCCCATCTCTCCGTTAGGCGTTCCGTCCAGTTAACCCCCCCGTCCGGTTAGCCCTTAACTACGGTTAGTTCGGTTCCAACTGTTACACAgaaagggggagagagagggggggtCAGAGTTAAAGCAAACAAAGTCTCGCGTATAATAAGACGCGCGCAAAGCGGTTTGGGGATTCTCTGTAACGGCGTTTTCTTCACACCTGGATTccctagagagagagagagagagagagagtgcgtGAAGAGTGTgagggtttttttagagataGAAGTGAGAGAGGCAGAAGCGGTTTTGCGAGCACAGATGGTGGTATTGTAACGGTTGCAGAGAGAGGGGATTGGTGGTTTTGCGTAACGGTTTTTCGATCAGCGAGAAAAAGCGGTTGTGCTTGTGGTGGTGGGAGCTCTGTGATTAAAATCGTATTAACGGCTGATTAAGAGTCATTATTGGTCGTTTTATTATGCTTAATTATAAGTATACATTCAGCTCAACTTTGTCTGCTTAGACCcagagagagacacagagatatagagatagagagagagagagagagagagagcggagagggagaaggagagagaaccGAGAGATTATCTGAGCTTTGTTGGGGcatttttggaatttgttgACTCAGGAGAGTTCGAGTTTCAGCGATGGCGAATCGAGAAGGTGAAATGGCCGTTGATTTTCTCagactttctttcattttctcggaaaataaatataatttctgctctttttttggggggcGTTTGTTTTGCAGGTGGTGATCTGTATCCGGAGCTATGGAAGGCCTGTGCGGGCCCACTCGTTGAAGTCCCTCGCAGCAACGAGAGAGTCTTCTACTTTCCACAGGGGCACATGGAACAGGTAAATTTTACTTCTTGCTCTTtcgtttttcgtttttttatttttaacttcGTTTTTCTGTTTATGGGGTGTTTTCTTTTCgttgaaattgaagaactTTTTGCCATTTTGGGGTTTTCTTTTGATGTGTATATAGTTGGAGGCATCATCACCAACAAATAAGGAACTGAATCAGGAGATTCCGCAGTTTAATCTTCCCTCAAAGATTCTCTGTCGCGTCCTTAACATTAACCTCTTGGTATTCCTTCTTTCTCATCTTATTACTTGTTAACCTcttatttccctttttttttccttctaaatTCTGTTTGGTTACTGAGAAAATGAAGGATGGGAAGTAGTAAGCCTCTGTTTCTGATTGCGGAAAAATGATAAGTTAGATCAGCTGGATCCGTTAGTTGATTTTAGCTCCAGCTGATCAGGAGTCCTAATAATTGGAAAGTCTCCAACTTTATAACTAGTTGAAATATGTTTTTCATTTCCTGTGTTTTCTCAGAAACCAAACAAGTCAGGAATATTTTGTGAAAGTTGTTTATTTGGCAAGAATTTACATTGAGTTTTCTGCAATTTTAGGCTGAACAAGAAACAGATGAGGTTTACGCACAGATTACTTTACTACCCGACACAAATGTAAGAACCAATTGAGCTGCTTTCATATTTTAACAGCTTTCAATATTTGGGCAGCACTTTCTTTGTCGCTACTGTTTTTTAATAGTGTTAGTATTTATATGTTTAGCAAGCCGAGCCTACTAGTCCTGATCCGAGTCTTCCTGAACCTCAAAGATCTACAGTTCACTCATTCTGCAAGATCTTAACTGCTTCAGATACAAGTACCCACGGTGGCTTTTCTGTTCTACGGAAACATGCCACTGAATGTCTTCCTCCACTGGTATTTATTTTCCCCGTTGTACCTTTTTGTTGGcttttctttctatattttcgtTGGTGTTGATTTCCATGCCTGTGTCTTCTCTTCCAGGACATGACCCAGGCAACCCCAACTCAGGAATTGGTTGCCAGGGATCTTCATGGTTATGAATGGCGGTTTAAGCATATTTTCAGAGGTGAGTACCTCATCTGCTTTGCATTCTTGCAGTTGTCCCAAATGTGTGATTTCATAACAATTAAGAAGAGGtgtaattttttcatttctcatgaGTTGGATAGTCAGTCTTGTATGTAAAAATTCAGACACGCTGAGTGATAGAATATTATAACCATATCAATCAATCCTCACTCATGGTTCCTCATTCTGTGATTAACTGAGCAGGTCAGCCGCGTAGGCACTTGCTTACAACAGGATGGAGCACTTTTGTTACTTCTAAGAGGTTAAGTGCTGGGGattcctttgtttttctcaGGTATACattttcttgctttctttttatCAGTCGTCATCCAAGTCTACCACTGTGTAGCCCGGAAAAAAGAATTTTCTAGTAGGAGGGTACATGGggcatatataattttatctAATACATATAAAATTGGTGGCTCAGAGGGGGCAATGGGGAGTTGCGTGTTGGAGTTCGGCGTCTTGCTCGTCAGCAGAGCAGCATGCCATCATCTGTGATCTCAAGTCAAAGCATGCATGTAGGGGTGCTTGCAACTGCAACCCATGCTGTTGCAACCCAAACTCTCTTTGTAGTCTATTATAAGCCAaggtttgtgttattttattagaCCTGATGAActtaaaatgattttttttttttttttttttttgtattgaattatttGCACAGGATTTCTCATATTCTTTCATGATTTCCTTTAAAATGTCCAGGACGAGCCAGTTCATTATCGGCGTAAATAAGTATCTGGAGGCCGTCAACAACAAGTTTTCCGTTGGCATGAGATTCAAGATGAGGTTTGAGGGGGAGGATGCTCCTGAGAGAAGGTAGAAGTCTAATACAGGATTTCTGTAgtattttttcccttcaaattTGTTTATGAGTTTTCTGATGCATTCATGTTCGAtattctttgatttttcaggTTTTCGGGCACAATAATTGGTCTGGAAGATATATCTTCTCATTGGTCACATTCAAAATGGCGGTCGCTTAAAGTAAACTTTTCTTAccatttcccttttcttttttcttgttatcTTGCCCCTCTCTCCCTTCTTGCTCCTTCCCCTATCCCAAATGAAAATCAGGCATCAATTTGCTCTTCTGAAATATCTTCCAGGTTCATTGGGATGAGTCTGCATCAGTTCCAAGGCCTGACAGGGTATCTCCTTGGGAGATAGAACCTTTTGTGGCTTCTATACCTGCAAGTGTTCCTCAACCATCTGCGGTGAAGAACA
This genomic interval carries:
- the LOC18776765 gene encoding auxin response factor 9, translating into MANREGGDLYPELWKACAGPLVEVPRSNERVFYFPQGHMEQLEASSPTNKELNQEIPQFNLPSKILCRVLNINLLAEQETDEVYAQITLLPDTNQAEPTSPDPSLPEPQRSTVHSFCKILTASDTSTHGGFSVLRKHATECLPPLDMTQATPTQELVARDLHGYEWRFKHIFRGQPRRHLLTTGWSTFVTSKRLSAGDSFVFLRGGNGELRVGVRRLARQQSSMPSSVISSQSMHVGVLATATHAVATQTLFVVYYKPRTSQFIIGVNKYLEAVNNKFSVGMRFKMRFEGEDAPERRFSGTIIGLEDISSHWSHSKWRSLKVHWDESASVPRPDRVSPWEIEPFVASIPASVPQPSAVKNKRPRPAAEIPALDATMSPPSVATEGKRSENHALWHHQQADVISNNNSISRTQTDGGWLSQTGGSKLMFQDAMDDTKIFSGCPVFSGYSTPNSSKLKNDSTCDHVENGKKTETATSCRIFGIEFINHSASSPSMEKTPLQPINASTGITEGRVSNSLAAESDQKSDVSKASKENKPGQLQVSSKETQTKQSCSTSTRSRTKVQMQGMAVGRAVDLTILEGYDQLIDELEEMFDIKGQIHSGNMWQIVFTDNEGDMMLMGDDPWAEFCDMVKRIFICSSQDVKKISAGCKLPLSSLEVEGTVTSSD